TCACCGCCCTGTCAGGTCCATTTTTCCCGGCCCTGGCCGCCAATCCAGAGATCCGGGTGGGCATGACCCTTACTTATTCAGGGGTCTATGCCATAGTCGGGAAAAGGGTGGAGAATGGAGCCCGGTTGGCCTTTGCCCAGTCCAAATTCAAGGACCAGGTCAAGTTCTTTGTTGAAGATACCCAGGGGAAACCCAATGTGGCCATTGAAAAGGCACAGAAGCTTTTCGAGAAAGAAAAGGTCCATCTGTTATTAGGGCCCATTGCCGGCCATGAATCCCTGGCCGTCAGTGAGATGCTCAAGCCGAAAAAGAAACTCATGCTTCTGGCCTACGGGGCCAATATCAAGCTCTGCGGCGAAGCCTGCAGCCACTACACCTTCCTCTGCGGCCATACCCCCTGGAACCAGAGCTATCCGGCTGCCGACTGGTTTCTGAAGACCCTGGGGAAAAAGGTCTACCTCATCGGAGCCGATTATTCCACCGGCCATGAGGTTACGAAATTCTTCAAGGAACCCTTTGAGAAAAAGGGCGGTCAGGTAGTGGGGTCTTTCTTCGCCCCCCTGGGGACAACAGAGTATGCCCCCTACCTGGCAAAAATCAAAAGTGCCAATCCCAAGCCGGATGGTATCTTCGGTTTCATCGGTGGGAATGATCTGGTTAATTTCACCAAACAATATGCCGAATTCGGACTCCAAAAAGAAAAAATTCCGATCATCGTCGGATTGGGAGGATTCGGTCCGGCTTTGCTGCCGGCCATGGGCGATGCCGCCATCGGCAATTACCATGTCTTTCATTACAGCCATTGGTTAGAAAACAAAGAAAATGATGCCTTTAAGGCCGCTTATGCCAAGATGTTTCCCGGTGAAATGGCGGATGAGAGCGTGATTCTTGGTTACGAAGTAGGGACAATGATGGTCAAAGGCCTGGAGGCGGCCGGCGGCAATCCGGAAGATACGGATAAAATCATCAATGGCATTGAAAAGGTGGATTACAGAAGCCCCCGTGGACACATCAAAATGGATCCCAACCATGTGGCCAATGTCCCTATTTATCTCTTCCAGGTCCAGAAAAAAGACGGGAAGTTTTTCCTTAAAACAGCCGCCAGCGTGGGAAACTTCGGTACACCTTATTCGGGTTCTGATGCCCCGGGCGGTGAGTGCAAGATGGCGAAGTAAAGGAAGCGATCAGCGATCAGCCATCAGCCCAACCCTTTTAATACCAATTTAATACCAAGGGCTAAATTATTACCGGTTTTTTAATACAGCGACTTTTTTTCTAATGTGTCTCCTTGTTCGTCATTCCGGCATGTTTTAAGCTTGTCCTCGAATGTCTTAATCGGGGAGCGGAATCCAGGGGTTTTGATTTCTCATTTTCTGGAAAAACCTGGATTCCCGATAAAAAAATTCGGGAATGACGAGAAAAGTGTCGCTGGAGTGTTAATTCGGCAATCCGAAATCCGAAATTGGAAGAGGACCCTGACGATCTTGGATCTTTCACTGATACTAACAAACCTCCTTTACGGAGTCACCATCGGCAGCGCCCTGATCCTCATTGCCAGCGGGCTGTCCCTGACCTTCGGGGTCATGGGAGTGCTCAACTTTGCCCATGGGGGATTGTGCATGTTAGGGGCCTATTTCGGCTATACCCTGGTCCAGGTTACAGGAAACTTTTGGCTGGCCATGATCCTGGCACCGCTGATCGTGGCCGGCATAGGGATTCTCATGGAGTCCTTTACTATTCGGCCCCTCTATGGGTTAAACCCTTTATACCAGCTTTTGTTGACCGTTGGTCTGGCCATGATCATCGCCAATGCCGTGCTCCTTTTCTGGGGAGGAGATCAGCTTGCCATCACCCTCCCTGTTTATTTTAAGGGCTACTTTCATTTTTGGGGTGTGGATTACCCCCGTTTCCGTCTGTTTGTCCTCTTGTTCAGCGCCGCCATTGCCGTGGTTCTCTGGATCACCATCAGCCGGACCAAATGGGGTATTGTCATCCGGGCCGGTATGCACGACCTGGAGACGGTCAATGCCTTCGGGATCAATATTTACCGGGTCTTCACCATCGTTTTTGCCATCGGGGCCGGCCTGGCCGCCCTGGCCGGGGTGATCATCGGGTCCATGCGGGCCATCAACCCGGAGATGGACTTTGAACTCCTGACCAGCGCCCTTCTGGTGGTCGTTATCGGCGGAATGGGCTCTTTTCGCGGGGCCGTGGTCGGCTCACTCCTTCTGGGTATCACCGATGCCTTCGGGGCTCAATTTTTTACCGGAGCTGCCAAATTTTCAGTCTGGGTGTTGATGGTTGTTGTCCTCCTCTTCCGCCCGGAAGGCCTTATTAAGGAGGATTAAAGTGAAAGGCCGCTTAACGTTCTTTATCGTTTTAGCCGTTTTGACGGCCTTTCCCCTGGGCGCCAATATCCTCTACAGCAGTTTCTATGTCTCCCTGCTCACCCGGATCTTTATTTATGCCCTGATCGTGGTCGGCTTTGACCTGCTGGCCGGGTATACTGGAATGATTTCTTATGGCCACGCCCTGTTTTTCGGCACCGGGGCTTATCTGACCGGCATGATTCTCAAACATTGGACTCCCTGGTTCTGGCCCCCCCTTTTGCTCACCGTCTTAGCCAGCGCCGTCGTCGCCTATATCATCGGATATTTATCGATCCGCACCCGGGAAATTTATTTCGTCTTTCTGACCTTTGCCTTTTCCCAGTTCTTTTTTGTTACCGCCAACACCCTGGAATTCGTCGGTGCTTCCAACGGCCTTTCGGGTGTTCCCAAGCCCATCATCTTCCCCGGGTTGAATCTTTCCGGGGAAAATTCCTTTTATTATTTTACCCTGGTCTGCCTTATTGCCGGCTATCTATTGGCCCGGTTAATCACCCGGAGTGCCTTTGGAAGGGTCATGGTCGGGGTCAGGGAAAACGAGGAACGGACCAAGTTCCTGGGCTACGATACCCGGAAGACCATCCTGCGGGTATTTGTAGTGTCGGGCATTTACGGAGGCCTGGCCGGTGCCCTTTTAGCGGCCTTCAACTCTTTTGTTTCTCCCAATCTCTATCACCCGGCCATCTCGGGGGAGATCATCATGATGGCCCTTCTGGGCGGCATGGGTACGCTGATCGGGCCGATGATCGGATCCGGCCTGGTAATCATTTTAGGGGATATCCTTTCCAGTTGGTTAGCCGAATCCTGGATGATGATCCTGGGCGCTATTTTTGCCGCCGTCATCTTATTCAGCCCCGGCGGGGTCATGGCCATCGGCCGCCGGATCGGGGAGCGGCTGAGAAAAGGAAGAGACCATGGCCATCCTTGAATTGCAGGGGGTTGGAAAAAGCTTCGGGGCCCTGCAGGTCCTCTCTCAGATCGATCTGGCTGTCGAAGTCGGTAAGATTACCAGCGTCATCGGACCGAACGGGGCCGGCAAAACCACCCTTTTTAATGTCATCTCCGGACGTTTTCCGGTCAGTTCGGGCACCATCCTCTTCAAGGAACGCGACATCTCCCGGATGAAAGAGCATGAAATTACCCTGGCCGGTCTGGCCCGCTCTTTTCAGATCACTAATATCTACCAGAGACTCACGGTCTGGGAAAACATCTTTCTGGCCGTTCAAACCCGGTCCCCGAAAAGGATGAACCTTTTTACCCGATTTCAAAAGATGGATGAGGTAAAAAGACGGACCGGGGAGATCCTGAAACGGATCGGCCTCGACCAGTGGCAGGGAATGCCGGCCGGTCAGCTCAGCCACGGCGATCAGCGCCATCTCGAGATCGGCATGACTTTGGCCACCGGCCCGGAACTCCTCCTTTTGGATGAGCCGACCAGCGGTATGTCCCCGGCTGAGGCCTCTCTGACTATGGACCTGATCAAGGATCTTTCCCGGGATTTTACCATCCTGCTCATCGAGCATAATATGGATATTGTCATGAACATTTCCGACACTATCATCGTTTTGAATTTCGGCAGAAAAATTGCCGAGGGCTCACCCGAAGAAGTGGCCGATAATCCGGAAGTCTGCCGGGTTTATTTGGGGGGGGTATGAGCGCCCTGACATTGGAAGAAATCCACAGTTATTACGACATCAGCCATGTCCTGCACGGACTATCACTTAACGTGCGAGAAGGGGAAGTGGTCTGCCTGTTGGGAAGAAATGGGGCAGGAAAAACCACCACCATCCGTTCGATTATCGGGCTTACCCCGCCACGGTCGGGGAAAGTAGCCATTTTCGGCCGGGAAATGCAGGGTAAAAAACCTTATGAAATCTTCCGCAGCGGTGTGCGCCTTATTCCCCAAGGCCGACATATTTTCCCCATGCTGACCGTGGAAGAAAACTTGAGGCTGGCCCTGGTTGCCACAGGCATCAAAGATGCTAAAATGGAGCTGGCCAAGGCCTATGCCCTTTTTCCGGTTCTAAAAGAAAAAAGGCATGACAAGAGTCGGACCCTGTCCGGAGGACAGTTGCAGATGGTAGCTAATGCCCGGGCGCTCCTGGGTCCGGCGAGATTAATCCTTATGGATGAGCCCACGGAAGGATTGGCCCCCATTGTTATAGAGCAGATCGGTCAATCCATTCTGGAAATGAAACAAAAAGGGATGACCATTCTTCTGGCCGAGCAACATCTCCAGATGGCCCTGAAGGTGGGAGACCGCCACTATATTATCGATAACGGTCATCTGGTTTTTCAGGGAACGTCGGAAGATATTCAGGCCAACGAAGAGATCAAGGCCACCTATTTGGGGGTTTCTAAAAAAAGCATTAGAATGCAAAAAGGAGAATGCGACTGATGGACTGGAAAATACATGTGCTCTATCTTGGGGATATCACCATTCCCAAGGCCATGGGAACCATAGGGCTGGACATGAATCTGGTTTTTCCCGCCCCCTATCTGGCCTTCCTGCTTGCCTCCGGCGACCGCAGGATTCTTGTGGATACGGGTATTCATTCCCGTTTTATCGTCGACGGAAAGGCCTGGGCCGGGGCCCCGGCCAAAGGTGGGGAATCTTTTTTATTGGAAGCCCTGAAGAAACATGCCACCCGGCCTGATCAGATAGAAACCGTACTTTATACCCATCTGCACAATGATCATGCCGGTAATGGCCACCTTTTCCCCGAAGCCCTGCACCTTTTCCATTATGATGAATGGAATGAACTCATCAACCCTCTTCCTTCGATGTGCATCAGACAGGATTTCGATCCCGCGGTCATTCCGGTCCTTAATAAATTTCGCTGTCGTAAGGTGGTGGGAGATGGGGAATTTACCGAGGGGATACGCTTTTATAGCACCCCAGGCCATACCCTTGGAGGCTTGACTTTCGCCATTGATACTGCAAACGGCCCTTATGTCATTCCAGGGGACGTCATCAATATTTACCAGAATATGTTTCCCAAGATGTCCTGGATGTTGGGTCTGGATGGAAAAAGGGTCGCTATTACACCCGCCCCCGATCGATACGGCTCCCTGGGGGTCCCCTCCGGGATTCTCTATGACCACTACGCCTGGTATCGCTCGATCTGGAAAATCCGCGGTCTGCTCAAAACCCCAAAACATCTTCTGCCCTGCCACGATCCGGCAATATGCGGCAAGACCTTTCCGGGGTCAACGATCGATCTGGAGATCCCTGAATAGGCAATTTAATTAAATTAAGAGGATAGGTGTAAAGAATAGTTATCTGCGGGTATCTGCGAAAATCCGCGTCCTAATTTAAATCAAGGAGGAAAGGATGGAAAAAGTTATCATCAGTGCCGCCCTGACCGGGGCGGCCACCCGTAAAGAACAGAATCCGGCAGTCCCCTATACCCCCAGAGAATTCGCCGAGGAATCCTATAAATGCTGGAAGGCCGGAGCGGCCATTGTGCACATCCATGTCCGTGATCCGAATACCGGCTTCCCGACGGCAGATCTTTCCCTGATCCGGGAGACCATCGAGGCTATTAGGAACAGATGCCCGGAATTGATTATCAATATGAGCTCGGCCATAGGGCCCGGGGTGACCCACGAGCAAAGAATCGCACCCATCGTGGAAATAAAACCGGAGCTGGCCTCATTGAATACCAATTCCATGAATTTTTCCGTGGTTGATCATAAAACCGGTCAGGTTTTAATGTTTGGCGACAACGTCTTCGATAATACCTTCAACATGATCATCGATTTCGCCAAAATCATGCGGGCCAATGGGGTCAAGCCGGAATGCGAGGCCTATGACTTCGGGGGCATTTACAACATCCTCCTGATTCGCAAACAGGGGATCTTCGAAGAGCCGATGCACTTCCAACTGGTCTTCGGTGTTGCCGGGGGGGTTCCCTTTACTCCGATGAATATGACTCATATGCAAAGCCTCCTGCCCCCTGACGCCACCTGGTCCGTCTGCGGGGTGGGGCCCAACCAGTTCCCGGCCGCCATCATGGCCTCCATCATGGGCGGTCACATCCGGGTCGGCCTGGAAGACAATATCCGGGTCTTGAATGGGAAAATGGCCGAGGGAAGCTGGGAACAGGTGGAAGTAGCCAGGCGTATTATTGATCTGGCCGAAAGAGAGGTCGCCACCCCGGCCGAGGCCAGAAAGATCCTCAGGCTGAAGGGATAAAAAAATCCCAGGCCCGTTACTCATAAAAAAAATTCACCCATCAATTAACGGTAATGGTTGCATGGGCGATTACCCCCTGGGAAGAAACTTCTATAGTATCGATACCGGTTGTCAGCGAAGCAGAATAGGTTTGTATAGTCTGGCCGATGTCGTTGGTGGTGGTTTCACAGATGGTTGCGAATAAATCAGGGGAACCTGGTTTCAATAAACCATTCCGGACCACCGTGGTACAGACATTGGTTCCTCTTGGGGCGGGGGCGCCTGTCCTGTCCTTGACTATCGCCAGAATCGCCGTCGTATTGCTAAAGAGCAACGGGTTTGTGCCTATCTGAATCGTAATGGTCCAACCTGTCCCTGTTCCTGAAGAGTTGCCGGAACTGGTCGTGCTGCTGGTCCCGGAATAGCAGGAGAGAACACCCAAAAAAGACAGAATGGTTATGAGCAGTCCAATCATTTTTACCAGATTTTTTAATCTGTCTTTTCTTCTTGCTGGAGACATAAGCCCTCCTTTTTTAAAAATACTCAGAGCGAAGAAAGGTACTGCTCATAAGCCGGCCGGTCCATCAGGCCATCCAACTCGGATGGATTTTTCAAAGAAATCTTAACCAACCACCCTTCCTCGTAGGGAGATGAATTGATCCGGTCGGGTTCATCATCCAAGACCCCGTTGGTTTCTATGACCACTCCGCTTACCGGGGCGATTACATCGGTAGCCACTTTGTTGGACTCCAGGGCGCATAACGTTTCTCCAGCCTTGATTTCAGTATCGATTTCCGGCAAATCCACGTAAATAATTTCACCTAATTGTTGCTGGGCATAATCCGAAATCCCGATGGTCCCCTGGTCACTGTTCATGGAAATCCAGGCATGTTCCTTATGAAACTTCAACTCGGCCATTTAAATTTTCTCCTTCTTCAACCTATCGTCTGTATAAGTAAATAAAGTTACAAGTTGCAAGATGCAAGTTTCAAGTATGAAAAACCTCAAAATGGCCGGCCTATCGCCTATAGCCCTCTTTATTACCATTTTCATATTCCATATTTTTTTTTAACCTTCCTTAAACGGTCTGTCAACTTTTAATTTTATAAGGGGCTGTT
The nucleotide sequence above comes from Deltaproteobacteria bacterium. Encoded proteins:
- the gcvH gene encoding glycine cleavage system protein GcvH produces the protein MAELKFHKEHAWISMNSDQGTIGISDYAQQQLGEIIYVDLPEIDTEIKAGETLCALESNKVATDVIAPVSGVVIETNGVLDDEPDRINSSPYEEGWLVKISLKNPSELDGLMDRPAYEQYLSSL
- a CDS encoding N-acyl homoserine lactonase family protein, producing MDWKIHVLYLGDITIPKAMGTIGLDMNLVFPAPYLAFLLASGDRRILVDTGIHSRFIVDGKAWAGAPAKGGESFLLEALKKHATRPDQIETVLYTHLHNDHAGNGHLFPEALHLFHYDEWNELINPLPSMCIRQDFDPAVIPVLNKFRCRKVVGDGEFTEGIRFYSTPGHTLGGLTFAIDTANGPYVIPGDVINIYQNMFPKMSWMLGLDGKRVAITPAPDRYGSLGVPSGILYDHYAWYRSIWKIRGLLKTPKHLLPCHDPAICGKTFPGSTIDLEIPE
- a CDS encoding ABC transporter substrate-binding protein, with product MKKNPESAELGINRREFIKGTAAAAAVTALSGPFFPALAANPEIRVGMTLTYSGVYAIVGKRVENGARLAFAQSKFKDQVKFFVEDTQGKPNVAIEKAQKLFEKEKVHLLLGPIAGHESLAVSEMLKPKKKLMLLAYGANIKLCGEACSHYTFLCGHTPWNQSYPAADWFLKTLGKKVYLIGADYSTGHEVTKFFKEPFEKKGGQVVGSFFAPLGTTEYAPYLAKIKSANPKPDGIFGFIGGNDLVNFTKQYAEFGLQKEKIPIIVGLGGFGPALLPAMGDAAIGNYHVFHYSHWLENKENDAFKAAYAKMFPGEMADESVILGYEVGTMMVKGLEAAGGNPEDTDKIINGIEKVDYRSPRGHIKMDPNHVANVPIYLFQVQKKDGKFFLKTAASVGNFGTPYSGSDAPGGECKMAK
- a CDS encoding ABC transporter ATP-binding protein, whose product is MAILELQGVGKSFGALQVLSQIDLAVEVGKITSVIGPNGAGKTTLFNVISGRFPVSSGTILFKERDISRMKEHEITLAGLARSFQITNIYQRLTVWENIFLAVQTRSPKRMNLFTRFQKMDEVKRRTGEILKRIGLDQWQGMPAGQLSHGDQRHLEIGMTLATGPELLLLDEPTSGMSPAEASLTMDLIKDLSRDFTILLIEHNMDIVMNISDTIIVLNFGRKIAEGSPEEVADNPEVCRVYLGGV
- a CDS encoding branched-chain amino acid ABC transporter permease translates to MKGRLTFFIVLAVLTAFPLGANILYSSFYVSLLTRIFIYALIVVGFDLLAGYTGMISYGHALFFGTGAYLTGMILKHWTPWFWPPLLLTVLASAVVAYIIGYLSIRTREIYFVFLTFAFSQFFFVTANTLEFVGASNGLSGVPKPIIFPGLNLSGENSFYYFTLVCLIAGYLLARLITRSAFGRVMVGVRENEERTKFLGYDTRKTILRVFVVSGIYGGLAGALLAAFNSFVSPNLYHPAISGEIIMMALLGGMGTLIGPMIGSGLVIILGDILSSWLAESWMMILGAIFAAVILFSPGGVMAIGRRIGERLRKGRDHGHP
- a CDS encoding branched-chain amino acid ABC transporter permease, whose protein sequence is MDLSLILTNLLYGVTIGSALILIASGLSLTFGVMGVLNFAHGGLCMLGAYFGYTLVQVTGNFWLAMILAPLIVAGIGILMESFTIRPLYGLNPLYQLLLTVGLAMIIANAVLLFWGGDQLAITLPVYFKGYFHFWGVDYPRFRLFVLLFSAAIAVVLWITISRTKWGIVIRAGMHDLETVNAFGINIYRVFTIVFAIGAGLAALAGVIIGSMRAINPEMDFELLTSALLVVVIGGMGSFRGAVVGSLLLGITDAFGAQFFTGAAKFSVWVLMVVVLLFRPEGLIKED
- a CDS encoding 3-keto-5-aminohexanoate cleavage protein, encoding MEKVIISAALTGAATRKEQNPAVPYTPREFAEESYKCWKAGAAIVHIHVRDPNTGFPTADLSLIRETIEAIRNRCPELIINMSSAIGPGVTHEQRIAPIVEIKPELASLNTNSMNFSVVDHKTGQVLMFGDNVFDNTFNMIIDFAKIMRANGVKPECEAYDFGGIYNILLIRKQGIFEEPMHFQLVFGVAGGVPFTPMNMTHMQSLLPPDATWSVCGVGPNQFPAAIMASIMGGHIRVGLEDNIRVLNGKMAEGSWEQVEVARRIIDLAEREVATPAEARKILRLKG
- a CDS encoding ABC transporter ATP-binding protein; translation: MSALTLEEIHSYYDISHVLHGLSLNVREGEVVCLLGRNGAGKTTTIRSIIGLTPPRSGKVAIFGREMQGKKPYEIFRSGVRLIPQGRHIFPMLTVEENLRLALVATGIKDAKMELAKAYALFPVLKEKRHDKSRTLSGGQLQMVANARALLGPARLILMDEPTEGLAPIVIEQIGQSILEMKQKGMTILLAEQHLQMALKVGDRHYIIDNGHLVFQGTSEDIQANEEIKATYLGVSKKSIRMQKGECD